The DNA window CAAGACCGGCCTCCGCTAGAAGTTCCCGCCTGGCGAGTCCTACTTGCTGGTCGGCAGGTCCTGGAGGTCTGCCTGGCCCACGCAGTTCCGGCTTGCCTTGATCTTGCCGGCCGCCGCGGAAAGATCGGCCAGCACCGTGGCAGAGCTGATCTTGTTCGGATCCATCAGGATCTCGGTGGCGGGCTCCCGGCCGAACGTGGTCAGCGTCCACACCGGATTGCCCTCTTTGATGACCCAGTCCACATCGTTCACGCTGACGCACCGGTCCGTCGTGGGCCCGGGGACGTTGACGCCGCAGCGCAGGATCACCTTGGAGGGATCGCCCCAGGCGGCGGTCGCCTGGCTGTTCGTCTTGCGCAGGCCGGCGTCGCCTATGGTGTCCGGAAGCGCCACCATCATGGGGGCGCACGCGGGGTTTGCGGCATCCGCGGCAGGAGGAACGTCGACGGCGGGGGAGCAGCCGCCCAGTGCCAGTCCCGTGAGGGCCACTGCGGCCGCTGCCGTGAGCCGGCGGACAGGGGCGGGGGTGCGGTGGCGGTGCATGGATTAAGCCTATCTCTCCGACGGCAGGGCATCGGACAGTCCAAAAAGGCAGCCGCAGCGCCGCCCGGGCAGC is part of the Arthrobacter sp. KBS0703 genome and encodes:
- a CDS encoding DUF3515 family protein produces the protein MHRHRTPAPVRRLTAAAAVALTGLALGGCSPAVDVPPAADAANPACAPMMVALPDTIGDAGLRKTNSQATAAWGDPSKVILRCGVNVPGPTTDRCVSVNDVDWVIKEGNPVWTLTTFGREPATEILMDPNKISSATVLADLSAAAGKIKASRNCVGQADLQDLPTSK